Proteins found in one Pelobates fuscus isolate aPelFus1 chromosome 10, aPelFus1.pri, whole genome shotgun sequence genomic segment:
- the LOC134574654 gene encoding olfactory receptor 5AR1-like translates to MQGFSDSPEFQFPLFIIFLFVYLAIVISNLTIVASIVLYSHLHTPMYIFLCTLSAIDIAYTSTILLKLLAMLFTQRKTISFVGCIMQMYFFMVFVCSEFLLLSIMAYDRYVAICLPLRYSLLMSTKMCAYLILGDVIGSLSDPILHTVLISKLSFCSSHHIDHFFCDISPLLKLSCNDTSYIEMWTYIIAVVIGLSSLTLTIASYVFIISSILNIKSKTGRHKAFSTCASHMTCIFIFYGTIICLHMRPISMYYPGQDKFFALLYVILIPLLNPLIYTLKNKDFNKVFKQIKLYSNPKH, encoded by the coding sequence TGCAAGGATTTTCAGATTCACCAGAGTTTCAATTTCCTCtattcattatatttttatttgtttatcttgCTATTGTAATAAGTAATCTCACCATTGTTGCATCTATAGTTTTGTACTCTCATTTACATACACCTATGTACATCTTCTTATGTACCCTATCAGCCATTGATATCGCTTACACCTCGACCATTTTACTCAAACTGTTGGCCATGCTCTTCACACAACGTAAAACCATATCCTTTGTAGGGTGCATCATGCAGATGTATTTCTTCATGGTGTTTGTTTGCTCAGAATTCTTACTACTATCTATAATGGCTTATGATCGCTATGTAGCAATTTGCCTCCCTCTTCGTTATTCTCTACTGATGAGTACCAAGATGTGTGCATATCTAATACTAGGAGACGTGATCGGTAGCTTATCAGATCCAATTCTGCACACAGTTTTAATTTCTAAGTTGTCCTTCTGTTCATCTCACCACATTGACCATTTCTTTTGTGATATTTCTCCATTGCTTAAACTTTCCTGCAATGATACATCTTATATCGAGATGTGGACCTACATAATCGCAGTTGTAATAGGATTGAGTTCATTAACACTTACAATAGCGTCATATGTCTTTATTATCTCTTCTATCCTAAATATTAAGTCAAAAACTGGTCGACATAAAGCCTTTTCTACTTGCGCCTCCCACATGACGTGCATTTTCATCTTTTATGGAACAATCATCTGTTTGCATATGAGGCCCATATCTATGTATTATCCAGGACAGGACAAGTTTTTTGCTCTACTATACGTTATACTTATCCCATTACTGAATCCTCTTATTTACACTCTGAAGAATAAggactttaataaagtttttaaacAAATCAAGCTTTATTCAAATCCTAAACATTAA